The following proteins are encoded in a genomic region of Brachypodium distachyon strain Bd21 chromosome 1, Brachypodium_distachyon_v3.0, whole genome shotgun sequence:
- the LOC100836413 gene encoding probable L-type lectin-domain containing receptor kinase S.5 yields MAMSNSILLSLFFISSAALADVQGCSCLRFTYPSFDITNKDDFSFSPGSAIANGSLQITSNTGNLSNQSGRVVYARETLKLWNRKDAALTSFRTEFVLNILPQNGAGEGMAFILTNNSSLPSDSSGQWLGVCNNQTDGAPTNRIVAVEFDTCKSSKDDLDSNHVGLDLNSIKSDKQYPLSNLSIILSSGSDVFVSIKYNSTRHVFLVSIIQYNTTGNGGHTWRETWLVDLSQHLRDEIYLGFAGSTGDYTELNQIKSWNFTTIDDDAVVETRHVRKVFLSLVTLILFPICWFLVLLMRRRVKQQTRLAYCNLEKMIDAHGPIRFKIKELKHATANFSPHRKLGRGGGGTVYLGYLNRLNMEVAVKRVSANNSSSRGEKEFVAEVNTIGKLSHRNLVKLVGLCHEGGELLLVYDYFPMGSLDKHLFSHATVCTSSSDTSTPELTWERRYRIICGVASALDYLHHGSSKRILHRDVKASNVMLDEEYNARLGDFGLARVIQIDGVTHHSTQAVAGTRGYMAHESFFTGHASLDTDVYAFGVFVMEVISGKSPSRSMLYDREELYIVDWTWRHYSEGKVLETADAVLGVVYNEAQMDCTVRLALACCHPNPRERPSMRTAVQVLIGGMPAPDPPFEKPTFVWPLSGKQQEIELRHVGVLFTGQLSFCSKTSTSLTGR; encoded by the coding sequence ATGGCAATGTCCAATAGCATTCTCTTGAGCCTTTTCTTCATATCTTCTGCAGCCCTTGCCGACGTCCAAGGCTGCAGTTGCTTGCGATTCACTTACCCCAGCTTCGACATCACTAACAAGGATGATTTCAGCTTCAGCCCAGGATCAGCAATTGCAAATGGTTCCCTGCAAATCACGTCGAACACCGGAAACTTGAGCAATCAATCAGGAAGAGTAGTATATGCAAGGGAAACCCTGAAGCTGTGGAACAGGAAAGACGCAGCGCTCACATCTTTCAGGACAGAATTTGTGCTCAACATCCTCCCACAGAATGGGGCTGGAGAAGGTATGGCTTTCATACTCACAAATAATTCATCATTGCCCAGCGACAGCAGCGGCCAGTGGCTTGGCGTATGCAACAACCAGACAGATGGTGCACCGACGAACCGAATAGTAGCAGTGGAATTCGACACGTGCAAAAGCTCTAAGGATGACCTTGACAGCAACCATGTTGGGCTCGACTTGAACAGCATCAAATCTGATAAGCAGTACCCGCTCAGCAATCTTTCCATCATCCTGTCGAGCGGTTCTGATGTCTTCGTCAGTATCAAATATAATAGCACGAGACATGTTTTTCTAGTATCTATAATCCAGTACAACACAACTGGCAATGGGGGGCACACTTGGCGAGAAACTTGGCTTGTTGATCTATCACAGCACCTGCGGGATGAAATATATCTGGGATTTGCAGGTTCCACTGGTGACTACACCGAACTGAACCAGATAAAGTCCTGGAACTTCACGACAATAGACGATGATGCTGTGGTTGAAACAAGGCATGTGAGGAAGGTGTTTTTGTCTCTCGTTACCTTGATTTTGTTTCCTATATGTTGGTTTCTTGTGTTGTTGATGCGGAGAAGGGTGAAGCAGCAGACAAGGCTAGCCTACTGCAACCTAGAGAAAATGATAGATGCACATGGTCCAATCAGATTTAAGATCAAGGAGCTGAAGCATGCAACTGCCAACTTCAGTCCTCACCGTAAGCTcggtagaggaggaggaggcactGTTTACCTTGGCTATCTTAATAGGCTCAACATGGAGGTGGCTGTGAAGCGGGTGTCAGCGAACAACAGCTCGAGCCGaggagagaaagagttcgTCGCGGAGGTGAACACAATAGGCAAGCTCTCCCATCGCAACCTCGTCAAGTTGGTTGGCTTGTGCCACGAAGGAGGCGAGCTACTCCTCGTGTACGACTACTTTCCCATGGGCAGCCTGGACAAGCACTTGTTCAGCCATGCCACAGTGTGTACGTCGTCATCCGACACGAGCACTCCTGAGCTCACATGGGAGCGGCGATACAGGATAATCTGTGGTGTGGCATCTGCGCTTGACTACCTGCACCATGGGAGCAGCAAAAGGATTCTTCACAGGGATGTCAAGGCCAGTAATGTGATGCTCGACGAGGAATACAATGCACGGCTGGGCGACTTCGGCCTTGCCCGCGTTATCCAGATCGACGGAGTGACACATCACTCCACGCAAGCAGTTGCAGGCACTCGCGGCTATATGGCGCATGAGAGCTTCTTCACCGGTCATGCCAGCCTTGACACAGACGTTTACGCCTTCGGGGTCTTTGTCATGGAAGTTATCAGTGGGAAGAGCCCAAGCAGGTCCATGCTATATGACAGAGAGGAATTGTACATTGTGGATTGGACTTGGAGGCATTACAGCGAGGGGAAAGTCTTAGAGACGGCTGATGCAGTGCTAGGAGTAGTATACAATGAGGCACAGATGGATTGCACAGTGAGGCTGGCCTTGGCTTGTTGCCATCCGAACCCACGGGAAAGGCCATCGATGAGGACAGCAGTGCAGGTGC